In Babylonia areolata isolate BAREFJ2019XMU chromosome 19, ASM4173473v1, whole genome shotgun sequence, a single window of DNA contains:
- the LOC143294299 gene encoding uncharacterized protein LOC143294299 isoform X1: MKSVTVVRLFVVVLAVFRTSVCGVFVSPGGLNGGQRGGTGAYITTVISFSVYGQCATHPLLLGNFYLVILFVMMKRMKEKLSPCPGSLAFSPGDPDLRPAQPLSCVLGARLSIGVLGLRPLLSRDWCPGSSPPPVP; this comes from the exons atgaagagtgtgacagttgtgaggctgtttgtggtggtgctggctgtattccggactagtgtttgtggtgtttttgtgtcaccGGGTGGTTTAAATGGCGGACAGCGAGGAGGTACAGGCGCCTACATTACGACCGTGATTTCCTTCTCAGTTTACGGTCAGTGCGCGACCCATCCGCTTTTACTGGGCAACTTTTACCTCGTGATCttatttgtgatgatgaagagaatgaaagagaag CTCTCGCCGTGTCCAGGGTCCCTGGCCTTTAGtcctggtgacccagatcttcgtccCGCCCAGCCGTTGTCCTGTGTCCTGGGTGCCAGGCTTTCGATTGGCGTCCTGGGTCTTcgtcccctcctgtcccgtgactggtgtcctgggtcttcgccccctcctgtcccgtga
- the LOC143294299 gene encoding uncharacterized protein LOC143294299 isoform X2, which yields MYFRRHVFVVVVVSATCSSSRRVQGPWPLVLVTQIFVPPSRCPVSWVPGFRLASWVFVPSCPVTGVLGLRPLLSRDWCPGSSPPPVL from the exons ATGTATTTTCGTCGCcatgtctttgtggtggtcgttgtgtCCGCTACCTGTAGCAG CTCTCGCCGTGTCCAGGGTCCCTGGCCTTTAGtcctggtgacccagatcttcgtccCGCCCAGCCGTTGTCCTGTGTCCTGGGTGCCAGGCTTTCGATTGGCGTCCTGGGTCTTcgtcccctcctgtcccgtgactggtgtcctgggtcttcgccccctcctgtcccgtgactggtgtcctgggtcttcgccccctcctgtcctgtga